The window ATATGTCCGAAATCCTTCGGGAGGCCACCGGCCTCGTGTCCGATAAATCGGACAAGGTAGAGATCGTCCGGCGGAGTGGCGACGGCCGCAGCTACCTCTTCGTCATCAACCACAGCACGGAGCCCGTCACGCATCCGGTGCGGGGCGAGGACCTCGTGACCGGGACGAGAACCGACGGCGTGCTGACAGTCCAGGGCGGCGGCGTGGCGGTCGTCCGGGAGGAGGTCCGGTGAAAGGCAAAGGGAAGGCGCTGACCTTCTTCATCCTCCCGTTCGCCCTGCTCTTCGCGGCGTTCTACCTGGCACCGATCCTGTACGCGATCAAACAGTCGCTCTACAAGGTCGAGCGCAAGGGCACGTTCGGTAAGGCCACCGAGGTGTTCGGCGGTTTCGACCAGTACCAGCGGGTCTTCTCCGACGGCCCGTTCTGGGAGTCGATCGGCCGGGTGCTGCTGTTCGGCATCGTGCAGGTGCCGGTGATGTTGGGCCTGGCCCTGATCTTCGCTCTGCTGCTGGACTCCGGCCTGGTCAAGGGGCGGCGTTTCTTCCGGCTGGCCTTCTTCGTGCCGTACGCCGTGCCCGGTGTGGTCGCCGCGATCATGTGGGGGTTCCTGTACTCGCCGAACCTGTCCCCGTTCACCGCGGTCACCAGCAGTTTCGACCTGCTCTCGGCCGACCTGGTGCTCTGGTCCATGGCGAACGTCGTGACCTGGGTGTACGTCGGCTACAACATGCTGATCATCTACTCCTCGCTGCTGGCGATCCCACAGGAGGTCTACGAGGCGGCGAAGATCGACGGCGCCGGGGCGATCCGTACCGCCTGGTCCATCAAGATTCCGCTGGTGATGCCGGCGATCGTGCTGACCACCGTCTTCTCGATCATCGGCACGTTGCAGCTGCTCGCCGAGCCGGCCGTGTTCCGCAGCTTCAGTTCCGCGGTGACCAGCACGTACACGCCGAACCTGACGGTCTATTCGACGTCGGCCATCCCGAACTTCAACCTGGCCGCGGCGTTCTCCGTGGTTCTGGCCCTGGCGACGTGCGTCCTGTCCTTCGCCTTCCTGAAGGTGACCCAGCGAGGAGGGGACAAGTGAAGCGCCTGGCGCCGATGGCCGTCATGGGGGCGGCGACGCTCTACTTCCTGATCCCCATCTGGTGGCTGCTGGTCGCGGCCTCCAAGAGCCGGAGTCAGTTCACCAACACGGAACCGCTGTGGTTCGCCGACTTCTCGCTCGGCGACAACCTGAGCGAGCTGTTCGCCTACCGTGACGGCGTCTTCCTGCGCTGGATGCTGAACAGCGTCGTCTACACCGGCGGTGCCGCGCTGCTCGGCACCCTGCTGGCCGCCATGTGCGGATATGCCCTGGCCAAGTACCGTTTCCCGGGCCGCGAGGCGATCTTCAACATCGTCCTGTCCGGGGTACTTGTGCCGGCCACCGCCCTCGCCCTACCGTTGTTCCTGATCTTCAGCCAGTTCCAGGCGACGAACACCTTCTGGTCGGTCTTCCTGCCCAGCCTGGTGAACCCGTTCGGTGTCTACCTGGCCCGGATCTACGCCACCGCGAGCGTCCCGGACGAGCTCCTCGAAGCCGCCCGCCTGGACGGCTCAGGCGAGATCCGCACCTTCTTCACGATCTCCACCAAGCTGATGTTCCCGGCCCTGGTGACGATCTTCCTCTTCCACTTCGTGGCCGTCTGGAACAACTTCCTGCTCCCGCTGATCATGCTCGGCGAGGAGAAGTTGTTCCCGGTCACGCTCGGCCTCTACTCCTGGAACACCCAGGTGAACCAGATCCCCGAGCTGCGGATGCTCGTGCTCACCGGCGCTCTCGTCTCGATCGTCCCGCTGGTGATCGCCTTCCTGCTTCTGCAGCGCTTCTGGCGCAACGGCCTCGGCTCCGGCGCCATCAAGTAATCCCTCCCAAAGAAAAGGATCATCATGCGAGCAGCACTCGGCCTCGTGTTGGTTTCCGCTCTGGCACTCGGCGCCTGTTCCTCGGGCGGCGACTCCACCGAAAGCAGCGAGCAGGCAGCCGCCGGCTGTGCTCCGTCGTCCGGCCCGGTCACCCTGACCTACACCACCTGGATCCCCGGGATCGAGAACGTGGTGAAGCTGTGGAACGACAAGAACCCGAACATCCAGGTCAAGGTCCAGACCGGCCCGAACGGCAACGGCGGAACCTACGCCAACTTCTTCAACCAGCTCAAGGCCGGCAACGCCCCCGACCTCGGCCACATCGAGTACGACGCGCTGCCGAGCTTCCGGGTCCAGGACGGCCTGACCAACCTCGCCGACTGCGCCGAGGTCACCGCGGCCAAGGACCAGTTCGTCGACTGGACCTGGGGTCAGGTCTCCTTCGGTGAGCAGAACGCGGTCTACGGCATCCCGCAGGACACCGGCCCCATGGGCCTGTTCTACCGCAAGGACCTGTTCGAGAAGAACAACATCCCGGTCCCCACGACCTGGGAGGAGTACGCGGCCGCGGCCGAGAAGGTGAAGGCCGCGGGCGGCTACATCACCAACTTCTCGCAGAGCGACATCAGCCAGTTCGCGGGCCTGTCGTGGCAGGCGGGTGGCCGCTGGTTCAGCAACGACGGCACCAAGTGGACCGTGAACCTGCAGGACGAGAACACCACCAAGGTGGCGAACTACTGGCAGGACCTGATCAGCAAGAAGCTCGTCTCGGCCGTCCCGCCGTGGACCACCGAGTGGGACAACGCCTACAACACCGGTCAGGCGTGGACCTGGGTCTCCGCGGTGTGGGGCGCCAACTCCATCAAGTCCGGCGCGCCGGACACCTCCGGCAAGTGGGCGGTCGCCCCGATGCCGCAGTGGACCGCCGGTGGCACCGTCGCCGGTAACTGGGGCGGCTCGTCGACCGCGGTCTTCAAGGGCTCGAAGCACCCGTACGAGGCCGCGAAGTTCGCCCTCTGGCTGAACACCTCGGAGGAGGCGCTGACCGCGCTCAACAAGGAGGCGCAGCTCTACCCGGCGACCAAGGCCGGCGCGAAGCTCCCGGCGCTGTCCGAGGGAGTCGAGTTCTACGGCGGCCAGAAGATCTACGATGTCTTCGCGACGGCCTCCACCCAGGTGTCGCCCGACTTCGTCTGGGGACCGACCATGACCAGCACCTACGCCACCGCCTCGGACGGCTTCAAGGGCGTCGTCTCCGGCACCGGCACGCTGCTCGACGCGCTCAAGACCACCCAGACCAAGACCATCGCGGACCTGAAGGCCCAGTCCATCCCGGTCGCCGAGTGACCGTGTTCCACCTGCGCGCCGCGGGTGTCAGCCTCGTGCTCGACACCCGCGGCACCGCCGCGTCGGTCCTCCATTGGGGGCCGGACCTGGGAGATTTCGACCCGGCCGCGGGCGATCTGGCACCGGCGGTGCCACCGAGCTCGATCGACGTACCGCTGCGGCTGTCGCTTCTGCCCTCCCTCTTCGAGGGATGGACCGGGCGGCCCGCAATGGAGAGCGGTCACTTCCGGCTTTCCGAAGCGCACTGTTCGGACAACACCGCCGAGATACGGTCGTCGAGCCCCGATGCCACGCGAGAGGTCTCCACCCGGCTGGAGTTGTCATCGTCGGGCGTTCTCCGGGTGCGGCACCGGCTGACGAACCGTGGCGACGACGAGTTCGTCCTGCCGAACCTGGACGTGCTGCTGCCGATCCCGGCCGAGGCGTCCGAGCTGCTCGACTTCACCGGCCTCTGGTCGCACGAGCGCAGCCCGCAGCGTGCCCCGCTCCGGCACGGGATCTGGAGTCGGGAGAGCCGGCACGGCCGTCCCGGCCACGACGACCCGTTCCTGATGGTGGCCGGCGAGCCCGGTTTCGGTTTCCGGACCGGCCGGGTGTGGGCCGTCCACCTGGCGTGGAGCGGCGACAAGCGGGTCTGGGCCGAACGCTCGGCCCTCGGCTACAGCGTCCTCGGCGCGGGCGTTCTGCTCGCCCCGGGCGAGGTCCGTCTCGCACCGGGCGAGTCCTACGAGACGCCGTGGCTGGTCGCGGTCTTCTCCGACGCGGGTCTGGACGGCCTCTCCGACCGCCTGCATCCGTGGATCCGCGCGACCTCCGCGCTGAAGAGGCCGCGCCCGGTCGTCCTGAACACCTGGGAAGCCGTCTACTTCGACCATGACCTGGCCGTCCTGACCGACCTGGCCGACGCGGCCGCCGAGGTCGGTGTCGAACGGTTCGTCCTGGACGACGGCTGGTTCACCGGTCGCCGCGACGACAAGCGCGCCCTCGGTGACTGGTTCGTCGACGACACCGTGTGGCCGGACGGACTGCACCCGCTGATCTCCCGCGTGCACGAGCGCGGCATGGAGTTCGGCCTGTGGGTCGAACCGGAGATGATCAGCCCCGGCTCCCGCCTGGCCCGGGAACACCCCGACTGGATCCTAGGCGGAGGCAGCGGCCCCACCTGGCGGTGGCAGCGTGTTCTCGACCTCACCAAGGCCTACGACCACCTGCTGGAACGCCTGACCGCGCTGCTCACCGAGTACCCGATCGCGTTCCTCAAGTGGGACCACAACCGGGACCTGCTCACCCCCGGCGCCGCCGACCGGCAGACCCGCGCCCTCTACCGGCTGCTGGCCGCACTGAAGACGGCGTTCCCGCACGTCGAGATCGAGAGCTGCGCCTCCGGCGGGGCCCGGATCGACCTGGGCATCCTGCCGCTCGTCGACAGGTTCTGGACGTCCGACACGAACGATCCGCTGGACCGGCAGTCGATCCAGCGCTGGACCGGGATCCTGATCCCGCCGGAGTATCTCGGCGGTCATCTCGGCGACGGGGTCGCGCACGTCACCGGCCGGACCTCGGCGCTCGGGTTCCGGCTGGCCACGGCCCTGTTCGGCAGCGCCGGCATCGAATGGAACCTGACCGAGGCGTCGCCCGCCGAGAAGGCCGACATCGCCGCGTGGATCGCCGAACACAAGCGCCTGCGCCCGCTGCTGCACTCGGGCCGGGTGGTCCGCGCCGATTCGCCCGACCCGGCGCACCTGCTGCACGGGGTGGTCGCCCAGGACCGGAGTCACGCGGTCTACGCCCTGGTCGCCCTGGGCACCCCGGCCGCCGCCCTGCCGCCGCCGATCCGTTTCCCCGGCCTCGACCCGGATCGCTCCTACACGGTCCGCCCGATCGGTGTCCCGCCCCGCACGATGCAGGACGCCCCACCGCCCTGGCTGGCCGCCGGTTCGATCACGCTCCCCGGCCGGGTCCTGACCGAGCTGGGCCTGCCGGCCCCACTCCTGACCCCCGAACAGGCCCTCCTGCTGGAGCTCTCCTGACCCCGGCTGGCCGTCAGAGCTGTCTCGAGGGCGTCGGACGGCTCCAGCGACCAGCCGCGGGTCACGCGCCGCCGAACCGTTCGGTGCGGATCCGTTTCGGGTCGTGGCCCAGCGCCACCAGGATGTCGGCGGCCGTCTCGACGAACGAGGTCGGGCCGCAGACGAAACAGTCCGGTTCGAAGTCGGGTGGCCAGCCGTGCGTGTTCAGGGTGGCCACCGAGATCCGGGCCGGGGGAGCCGGCCACCCGTCGGGGACCGCCCGCGTGTAGACGAACTGCACGTCGAGGCCCTGGTCCGACAGGGCGCGACGGCGTAGTTCGTCGGCGTAGAGAACGTCGCTCGGAGTCCGTACCGAATAGATCAATCGGAACGGCTGACGGCCCGCAGCCAGACCGCGGGCCCGGACCATCGCCATCAGAGGCACTATCCCGGACCCGCCCGCCACGAGCGTCACCGGAGCCGTCGACTCGGAACGCCACACGAACCAGCCGCCGATCGGCCCGCGCAGCTCGATCTGGTCACCGGCCTCGACGACGTCGGTCAGGTACGGCGAAACCTCACCGTCCTCGAGGCGCTGCACGCTGATCTCCACCGGACCCGGACCGGCCGACGCGATCGAGTAGCTGCGCTGAGCCTGATAGCCGTCCTCGGCGGTCAGGCGGATGTCGATGTGCTGACCCGGCAGGTGACCCGGCCAGTCCGGAATGTCGAGCTCCAGAGTGCGGGCCGAACCCGTCTCCCACCGCGCCGACCGGACCGTGGCCACCCGCCAGGTCAGTCGCCGTGATACCGCTGCTCGCGCCACGGGTCCCCATACATGTGGTAACCGGCGTCCTCCCAGAACCCCGGTTCGTCCTCGTGCATCATCCGGAGCCCGTCCACCCACTTCGCCGACTTCCAGAAGTACAGGTGGGGGATGAGCAGCCGGGCCGGGCCGCCGTGCTCGGGATGCAGGGGCTCGCCGTCGTACTCGTAGGCGATCCAGGCCTTGCCGTCGAGCAGATCCTCAAGCGGGACGTTCGTGGTGTAGCCGCCGTAGCTGTGCGCCATCACGAAGTCGCCCGCGGTCTCCACGTCCTCGAAGAGGGTGTCCAGGGAGACGCCCTTCCAGGAGGTGCCGAGCTTGGACCACTTGGTGACGCAGTGGATGTCGACCGTGATCTCCTCGGCCGGCAGGGCGGTGAACTCCGCCCAGTCCCACGTGTGCTTCTCACCGATCTCGGTGACGATCGTGAACTTCCAGCGCTCCTGCGGGATCCGCGGGGTGGGGCCGGCGGAGAGGACCGGGAAGTCGTGCGCGAGGTACTGACCGGGCGGCAGAGCGGGCGACGGCTCTCGCCGCCGCCCGCCGAAACCCGGGGAGATGATGCTCATGAGGTACGAGTAAACCCCACCCGGGTGACCGCCGTGTATCGGAAGGTCAGAGCTTGACCGTGCCGCTGGTCACGCCCTGGACCGCCGCGGTGCCGGCCACCACGACCCGGTAGCTGCCGGTGGCCAGGCCGGAGATCTTGGTGCCGGCCTTGACCGGGTAGGTCTTGACGTTCTTCCACGAGCTGCCGGCCTTGCGCTGGAGCACCATCTTCTGGCTGGGGGCGCCGGCCGCCTTCACGGTCAGCGTGCCCTTGCCCGACTTCTTCGCCGCGACGGTGGCCCGGACCGTGTACTCGACGATCTCCGACACCGAAGCGACGGTGTCCGTCTCGGCGACCGTCACCCGTACCGTGAAGGCACCGGTCGCGGTGTGCTCGATGAAGTAGACGCCGTCCTCGTCGGACTCGACGGTGTCGCAGTCCCAGCGGCCGCCGGCGACCGACACGCAGGCCTCCGCCTCCAGACCGGCCAACGACTCACCGTCGGCGCTCACCTGGAACGTGGTCTCGGTGCCGGTCCCGTAGGAGACCAGCCCGCCCTCGTCAGCGGACAGCTCCGGCGTGACCCGCTCGTCGTCGCCGCCACCGTCGCCACCGCCGGCCGCCTCCTGCAGCGCCGCCGCCGCGTCGATCCGACCGTGCCCGAAGTCGGAGTCGAAGCCGGCCACGCCGAGGTCGACGGCCGAACGCTCCAGGGCGTTCTGGACGTCGTCCGGGGTGAGGTCCGGGTTGACCGCCTTGAGCAGGGCGGCCACCGCGGCCACGTGCGGCGACGCCATCGAGGTGCCGTTGAGCTCGGCGTACTCGCTGCCGTCGTCGGTCAGGTCACCCGGGTAGGTGCTGATGATGCCGCTACCGGGCGCGGCCACGTCCACGTAGTCGCCGCGGTTGGAGTATTCGGCGATCTCGTCGTCGGCGTCGGTGGCGGCGACCGCGATGACCCCGTCGTAGGCGGCCGGATAGCTGGTCGGGCTGCCCTCCTCACGCTCGTTGCCGGCCGCCGCGACGACGGTGACGCCGTTCTCGATCGCGTAGGCGACCGCGGTCTCCTCGGCGTCGGTGGCGGTGTCCGAGCCCAGCGACAGGTTGATCACCTGGGCGCCGTTGTCGACGGCCCAGACGATGCCCTCGGCGGTGTCCGAGGTGTAGCCGCTGCCGTTCGCGTCGAGCACCTTGATCGGCAGGATCTTGGCGTCCGGGGCGATGCCGGCGATGCCCGCGTCGTTGCCGGCGACCGCGGCGACGGTGCCCGCCACGTGGGTGCCGTGCCCGTTGCCGTCCGAGTCGCCGCCCTCGGTGTCGTCGATCGCGTCGTATCCGGTCAGGACGTTGCCGGCCAGGTCGGGGTGTGCACCGTCGACGCCGGTGTCGATCACCGCGACGACCACCTCGGAGCCGGTGCTCTCCTCCCAGGCGGACGGCACGTTGATCTTCTCGAGGTCCCACTGGTCGGCGCGGTAGGTGTCGTTGTCGTCCGGGATGTCGAGGGCGTGCACCGGGCGGTCGATCTCGACGCTGATCGTGCCGGCGGTCTTCCGGGCGGACGAGATGATCCGCTCGGCGGTCACCCGGTCGGAGGCCTCGTGGACCGCGAAGACCGGTCGCCCGGTGGCGTCCTTCGAGGTCGTCACGATCCGGACCGGCTGGGTCGCGGAGACGGTCGCCGGGAGGGCCAGTCCGTAGGAGACCGGGCTGAACGCCTGGCTCCCGGCGGGCAGCGCGAACGCGCCCAGTGCAGCGGCGGTGACCGCCGCGATTCCGCCGGCAAGAACGTTCCGCCGCGCCGTCTTCCGCATCTGGTAGCACCCTTCGGTCGGTGGGCCTACCCATCCGTGGCCGGCCCTGGCGATAAAGGTGCGGGTAGTGAAGTGCGTTTCAGGGTCCGGTGGGGTGCGGTTCGGGTGCGTAGGATCGGAATCATGCCGTTGACGGGTGAATATGCCCCCAGTCCCTCCGACTGGGCGCGCGATCAGGCAGAGAAGTACGAGGCCACCGGCGGTGCCGAGGCCAACGACATCATGGGCAAGCCGATCATCGTATTGACCTCGGTCGGTGCGAAGAGCGGCCTGCTGCGCAAGACCCCATTGATGCGGGTCGAGCACGACGGGGAGTATGCGGTCGTCGGCTCGCTCGGTGGGGCGCCGAAGAATCCGGTGTGGGTCTACAACCTGCGCAAGAACCCGCTCGTCGAGCTCCAGGACGGTGAAGTCAAACAGGACTACACCGCCCGGGAGCTGTCCGGTGCGGAACGGGAGGTGTGGTGGGAGCGGGCCGCGGCCGCCTTCCCGCAGTACAACGAGTACACGAAGAAGACCGACCGGCTCATCCCGGTCTTCCTGCTGACCCGCACCTGATCCGGATCCGATCACGGACCCCGGTCCCGTGGGCGCGAGCGACGATCGCATCCACGGGACCGGGCCTTGGTAGATTGCTTCGAAGTAAGATTGAATCTAGCTTCGGGAGCTCGGATGTTCGTGGGGCGGCGCGCCGAGCTCGACATGCTCACCAAGGACCTTGACCGCATACGACGTACGGGCGGGGGCCGTTCCGTCGCTGTCCGGGGACGGCGGCAGGTCGGGAAGTCACGACTGGTTCAGGAATTGTGCGACCGGGCGGGGCTGCCCTACTGCTTCTACACCGCGGTCAAAGGCGCATCGAGTACTGAGGCGGTCGGCCAGTTCCTCGGCGCCCTGCGTGACTCGTCGCTGCTCACCCCCGCCGGTCGTGACCTGCTTCCTTCTCAGCCGCCATCGGGCGGCTGGGGAGACATGCTGCGACTCCTCGCCGGTGTACTCCCTGACACACCGAGCATCGTGGTGCTCGACGAACTTCCGTGGCTCTCCGAGCAGGACCCGACCTTCGACGGGCATCTGCAGGTCGTCTGGGACCGGCTCCTTTCGAGCAAGC of the Actinoplanes sichuanensis genome contains:
- a CDS encoding carbohydrate ABC transporter permease; translated protein: MKGKGKALTFFILPFALLFAAFYLAPILYAIKQSLYKVERKGTFGKATEVFGGFDQYQRVFSDGPFWESIGRVLLFGIVQVPVMLGLALIFALLLDSGLVKGRRFFRLAFFVPYAVPGVVAAIMWGFLYSPNLSPFTAVTSSFDLLSADLVLWSMANVVTWVYVGYNMLIIYSSLLAIPQEVYEAAKIDGAGAIRTAWSIKIPLVMPAIVLTTVFSIIGTLQLLAEPAVFRSFSSAVTSTYTPNLTVYSTSAIPNFNLAAAFSVVLALATCVLSFAFLKVTQRGGDK
- a CDS encoding carbohydrate ABC transporter permease yields the protein MKRLAPMAVMGAATLYFLIPIWWLLVAASKSRSQFTNTEPLWFADFSLGDNLSELFAYRDGVFLRWMLNSVVYTGGAALLGTLLAAMCGYALAKYRFPGREAIFNIVLSGVLVPATALALPLFLIFSQFQATNTFWSVFLPSLVNPFGVYLARIYATASVPDELLEAARLDGSGEIRTFFTISTKLMFPALVTIFLFHFVAVWNNFLLPLIMLGEEKLFPVTLGLYSWNTQVNQIPELRMLVLTGALVSIVPLVIAFLLLQRFWRNGLGSGAIK
- a CDS encoding ABC transporter substrate-binding protein gives rise to the protein MRAALGLVLVSALALGACSSGGDSTESSEQAAAGCAPSSGPVTLTYTTWIPGIENVVKLWNDKNPNIQVKVQTGPNGNGGTYANFFNQLKAGNAPDLGHIEYDALPSFRVQDGLTNLADCAEVTAAKDQFVDWTWGQVSFGEQNAVYGIPQDTGPMGLFYRKDLFEKNNIPVPTTWEEYAAAAEKVKAAGGYITNFSQSDISQFAGLSWQAGGRWFSNDGTKWTVNLQDENTTKVANYWQDLISKKLVSAVPPWTTEWDNAYNTGQAWTWVSAVWGANSIKSGAPDTSGKWAVAPMPQWTAGGTVAGNWGGSSTAVFKGSKHPYEAAKFALWLNTSEEALTALNKEAQLYPATKAGAKLPALSEGVEFYGGQKIYDVFATASTQVSPDFVWGPTMTSTYATASDGFKGVVSGTGTLLDALKTTQTKTIADLKAQSIPVAE
- a CDS encoding alpha-galactosidase codes for the protein MTVFHLRAAGVSLVLDTRGTAASVLHWGPDLGDFDPAAGDLAPAVPPSSIDVPLRLSLLPSLFEGWTGRPAMESGHFRLSEAHCSDNTAEIRSSSPDATREVSTRLELSSSGVLRVRHRLTNRGDDEFVLPNLDVLLPIPAEASELLDFTGLWSHERSPQRAPLRHGIWSRESRHGRPGHDDPFLMVAGEPGFGFRTGRVWAVHLAWSGDKRVWAERSALGYSVLGAGVLLAPGEVRLAPGESYETPWLVAVFSDAGLDGLSDRLHPWIRATSALKRPRPVVLNTWEAVYFDHDLAVLTDLADAAAEVGVERFVLDDGWFTGRRDDKRALGDWFVDDTVWPDGLHPLISRVHERGMEFGLWVEPEMISPGSRLAREHPDWILGGGSGPTWRWQRVLDLTKAYDHLLERLTALLTEYPIAFLKWDHNRDLLTPGAADRQTRALYRLLAALKTAFPHVEIESCASGGARIDLGILPLVDRFWTSDTNDPLDRQSIQRWTGILIPPEYLGGHLGDGVAHVTGRTSALGFRLATALFGSAGIEWNLTEASPAEKADIAAWIAEHKRLRPLLHSGRVVRADSPDPAHLLHGVVAQDRSHAVYALVALGTPAAALPPPIRFPGLDPDRSYTVRPIGVPPRTMQDAPPPWLAAGSITLPGRVLTELGLPAPLLTPEQALLLELS
- a CDS encoding ferredoxin reductase — protein: MARAAVSRRLTWRVATVRSARWETGSARTLELDIPDWPGHLPGQHIDIRLTAEDGYQAQRSYSIASAGPGPVEISVQRLEDGEVSPYLTDVVEAGDQIELRGPIGGWFVWRSESTAPVTLVAGGSGIVPLMAMVRARGLAAGRQPFRLIYSVRTPSDVLYADELRRRALSDQGLDVQFVYTRAVPDGWPAPPARISVATLNTHGWPPDFEPDCFVCGPTSFVETAADILVALGHDPKRIRTERFGGA
- a CDS encoding sulfite oxidase-like oxidoreductase; its protein translation is MSIISPGFGGRRREPSPALPPGQYLAHDFPVLSAGPTPRIPQERWKFTIVTEIGEKHTWDWAEFTALPAEEITVDIHCVTKWSKLGTSWKGVSLDTLFEDVETAGDFVMAHSYGGYTTNVPLEDLLDGKAWIAYEYDGEPLHPEHGGPARLLIPHLYFWKSAKWVDGLRMMHEDEPGFWEDAGYHMYGDPWREQRYHGD
- a CDS encoding S8 family peptidase, which gives rise to MRKTARRNVLAGGIAAVTAAALGAFALPAGSQAFSPVSYGLALPATVSATQPVRIVTTSKDATGRPVFAVHEASDRVTAERIISSARKTAGTISVEIDRPVHALDIPDDNDTYRADQWDLEKINVPSAWEESTGSEVVVAVIDTGVDGAHPDLAGNVLTGYDAIDDTEGGDSDGNGHGTHVAGTVAAVAGNDAGIAGIAPDAKILPIKVLDANGSGYTSDTAEGIVWAVDNGAQVINLSLGSDTATDAEETAVAYAIENGVTVVAAAGNEREEGSPTSYPAAYDGVIAVAATDADDEIAEYSNRGDYVDVAAPGSGIISTYPGDLTDDGSEYAELNGTSMASPHVAAVAALLKAVNPDLTPDDVQNALERSAVDLGVAGFDSDFGHGRIDAAAALQEAAGGGDGGGDDERVTPELSADEGGLVSYGTGTETTFQVSADGESLAGLEAEACVSVAGGRWDCDTVESDEDGVYFIEHTATGAFTVRVTVAETDTVASVSEIVEYTVRATVAAKKSGKGTLTVKAAGAPSQKMVLQRKAGSSWKNVKTYPVKAGTKISGLATGSYRVVVAGTAAVQGVTSGTVKL
- a CDS encoding nitroreductase family deazaflavin-dependent oxidoreductase; the protein is MPLTGEYAPSPSDWARDQAEKYEATGGAEANDIMGKPIIVLTSVGAKSGLLRKTPLMRVEHDGEYAVVGSLGGAPKNPVWVYNLRKNPLVELQDGEVKQDYTARELSGAEREVWWERAAAAFPQYNEYTKKTDRLIPVFLLTRT